From a region of the Tenggerimyces flavus genome:
- a CDS encoding ricin-type beta-trefoil lectin domain protein, translating to MPRTWWKRTGAAMVALAMAGALTTGVAQAETKSALPKDEPGLLALRSDDNLCLTFVVADKIPTAVMAPCVPSPISMLQEWTLTADGQLQVSLTDGLLDPLPTGACLDTAADLVPVELPAETPVLVLPCRKGTGQQWTYDDATGSLVNKANDKALSPILGADVVGAPVVTRLLNKTDDTQGWDQVEAPGLSLGGAITFLMNLIYGLVDIDLDVSLCEDLLAQVSAKVTIPPELWELPAAMVDQVPGAPTREEVTAGR from the coding sequence ATGCCTCGTACGTGGTGGAAGCGAACTGGCGCCGCAATGGTGGCGCTCGCGATGGCCGGAGCCCTGACGACCGGCGTCGCGCAGGCAGAGACGAAGTCCGCGCTACCCAAGGACGAACCTGGGCTGCTGGCCCTTCGCTCCGATGACAACCTGTGCTTGACGTTTGTCGTCGCGGACAAGATTCCAACTGCGGTGATGGCTCCTTGCGTGCCGTCGCCGATCTCGATGCTGCAGGAGTGGACGCTCACCGCCGACGGTCAGCTGCAGGTCAGCCTGACCGACGGCCTGCTCGATCCGCTGCCGACCGGCGCTTGCCTCGACACCGCGGCGGACCTGGTGCCGGTGGAGCTGCCGGCCGAGACGCCGGTGCTGGTTCTCCCATGTCGTAAGGGAACTGGGCAGCAGTGGACGTACGACGACGCGACCGGTTCGCTCGTCAACAAGGCGAACGACAAGGCCCTGAGCCCGATCCTGGGCGCGGACGTCGTTGGTGCGCCGGTGGTCACGCGATTGCTGAACAAGACCGACGACACGCAGGGTTGGGACCAGGTCGAGGCGCCGGGGCTCTCGCTGGGCGGCGCGATCACGTTCCTGATGAACCTCATCTACGGGCTGGTCGACATCGACCTCGATGTCAGTCTGTGTGAGGACCTCCTGGCGCAGGTCTCGGCCAAGGTGACGATCCCGCCTGAGCTGTGGGAGTTGCCGGCCGCGATGGTCGACCAGGTTCCGGGTGCCCCCACCCGCGAGGAGGTCACGGCAGGGCGGTGA
- a CDS encoding glycogen debranching N-terminal domain-containing protein, translating into MSTSFLHDLVSCLSAPAVALSEADGQIRTGGIQGLLLHDIRMLSKLVVLVDEAEPVHIGGSAPAAASATFVGLLPEAGPDHALAVERSRVVHGDGLTERLTVRSIATEPTTVVLGVRAASDLASMSDIRQGVDVPMVSPSLAGTVVEWTNGESRVSLSFPAAAEVTLQGNEARLVWQLEVPAGGAVSIELDVAGTAGVSAGFEPAEAPWSRATVTAADRDLGRLVDRSLADLEGLVLADAGDPFLAAGSPWFFTLFGRDSIWAARMLLPLGTELARGTLATLARRQGTRDDETTGEQPGKILHEVRGTPVRLGEGNVLPPVYYGTIDATPLWVSLLYDAWRWGMPADESVPALRGALDWITGPADTDGDGFLEYIDSTGKGLSNQGWKDSHDGVQGPTGELAKAPIALCEAQAYAYEAVIKGAALLEVLGQPGVGSLREWAAGMQDRFRSAFWVSDEHGPFPAIALDGDKRPVPTVTSNLGHLLGTGLLDDAEIAHVAERLRGRDMDTGRGLRTMSSTATGFNPLGYHTGSIWPHDTAIAVTGLVRDKHALTAAGLANGIVSVARAFDDRIPELYGGTSAFDGEPLLVYPPSCRPQAWSAAGTIAIVAAALGLDPDVPNGVLRISPSPAFSSWWPLRVVGLQVAGHRLDVTVDAHANVDVSTDADVRIEVS; encoded by the coding sequence ATGAGCACTTCTTTCCTTCACGACCTCGTCAGCTGCCTCTCCGCGCCCGCCGTCGCCCTCTCAGAGGCCGATGGCCAGATAAGGACGGGCGGGATCCAAGGGCTGCTCCTCCACGACATCCGCATGCTGTCCAAGCTGGTCGTCCTTGTCGACGAGGCGGAGCCGGTCCACATCGGCGGGTCCGCGCCCGCAGCGGCCTCGGCGACGTTCGTCGGGCTGCTCCCCGAGGCGGGTCCGGACCACGCACTCGCCGTCGAGCGGAGCCGGGTCGTCCACGGCGACGGACTGACCGAACGCCTGACCGTGCGCAGCATCGCCACCGAGCCGACGACCGTCGTGCTCGGCGTACGGGCCGCGAGCGACCTGGCGAGCATGTCCGACATCCGGCAGGGCGTCGACGTACCGATGGTCTCCCCTTCGCTCGCGGGGACCGTCGTCGAGTGGACCAACGGCGAGAGCCGGGTCTCACTGTCGTTCCCGGCCGCTGCCGAGGTCACGCTGCAGGGCAACGAGGCGCGACTGGTCTGGCAGCTCGAGGTGCCCGCCGGCGGTGCGGTCAGCATCGAGCTCGACGTCGCCGGGACCGCTGGGGTCTCGGCCGGCTTCGAGCCTGCCGAAGCACCGTGGAGTCGAGCGACTGTCACGGCTGCCGACCGCGACCTCGGCCGGCTCGTCGACCGCAGCCTCGCCGACCTCGAGGGCCTCGTGCTCGCGGACGCCGGCGACCCGTTTCTCGCCGCCGGCAGCCCATGGTTCTTCACGCTGTTCGGCCGCGACTCCATCTGGGCCGCGCGGATGCTCCTTCCTCTCGGCACCGAGCTGGCACGCGGAACGTTGGCCACCCTCGCCCGCCGGCAGGGCACCCGCGACGACGAGACGACCGGCGAGCAGCCGGGCAAGATCCTGCACGAGGTCCGCGGCACTCCCGTTCGCCTCGGCGAGGGGAACGTCCTGCCGCCGGTCTACTACGGCACGATCGACGCCACCCCGCTCTGGGTGTCGCTGCTGTACGACGCGTGGCGTTGGGGCATGCCTGCCGACGAGTCCGTGCCCGCGCTGCGGGGTGCGCTGGACTGGATCACCGGTCCGGCGGACACCGACGGCGACGGGTTCCTCGAGTACATCGACAGCACGGGCAAGGGGTTGTCCAACCAGGGTTGGAAAGACTCGCACGACGGCGTCCAAGGGCCGACCGGCGAGCTGGCCAAGGCGCCGATCGCTTTGTGTGAGGCACAGGCGTACGCGTACGAAGCAGTGATCAAGGGTGCGGCGCTGCTCGAGGTGCTGGGGCAACCTGGGGTTGGCAGCCTGCGCGAGTGGGCAGCGGGGATGCAGGACAGGTTCCGGTCGGCGTTCTGGGTGAGCGACGAGCACGGCCCGTTCCCCGCGATCGCACTCGACGGCGACAAGCGTCCCGTTCCGACCGTGACCTCCAACCTCGGCCACCTGCTCGGCACCGGCCTGCTCGACGACGCCGAGATCGCGCACGTGGCCGAACGGTTGCGCGGCCGGGACATGGACACCGGCCGCGGGCTTCGTACGATGTCCAGTACGGCAACGGGATTCAACCCGCTCGGCTACCACACCGGCTCGATCTGGCCGCACGACACGGCGATCGCCGTGACCGGTCTCGTCCGTGACAAGCACGCCTTGACAGCGGCTGGCTTGGCGAACGGAATCGTCTCCGTGGCAAGGGCGTTCGACGACCGGATCCCCGAGCTGTATGGCGGAACGAGCGCGTTCGACGGCGAACCGCTGCTCGTCTATCCGCCCTCGTGTCGTCCGCAGGCCTGGTCCGCCGCTGGCACGATCGCGATCGTCGCCGCCGCTCTCGGTCTCGACCCGGACGTACCGAACGGGGTGCTGCGGATCAGCCCGAGCCCGGCGTTCTCGTCCTGGTGGCCGTTGCGCGTCGTCGGCCTGCAGGTCGCAGGGCATCGGCTCGACGTGACCGTCGACGCACATGCGAACGTCGACGTCTCCACGGACGCCGACGTTCGCATCGAGGTGAGCTGA
- a CDS encoding APC family permease, translating to MSESVTAPSQPGSQPELKRVIGPKLLLFFVVGDILGTGIYALTGTVAGKVGGAAWLSFGLAFIVALFTATSYLELVGKYPKAAGAALYTHKAFGIHLLTFMVAFTVMSSGLTSAAAASRAFGGTYLQELVGEFSNGTTILVAIAFLAVLAGINFRGVAESVYLNVILTCVELSGLLIIIVLGFMAFGEGVADASRAFEFNEGNTFNLVIGGAALAFFAMVGFEDSVNMAEETNDPPRTFPRALFAGILITGVIYMLVAFFATAIVPLNVLGESTGPLLEIVKIAAVGFPLWLFALIALFAVTNSALINLMMASRLIYGMANQKVIPRWLGNVHPFRRTPWVAIIFTTLLAMGLTTSSQISVLGGTTALLLLAVFAIVNGAVLILRRDPVSHYHFKAPTVFPILGIICCVYLVIPGLSGRPAIQYIVAGVLLGIGLILWLVTWIFHGRKTSTIDPTQLSEEPELPPEMRR from the coding sequence ATGTCCGAGTCCGTCACTGCACCGTCGCAGCCCGGCTCGCAGCCGGAGCTCAAGCGCGTCATCGGTCCCAAGCTCCTGCTGTTCTTCGTCGTCGGGGACATCCTGGGCACCGGCATCTACGCCTTGACCGGCACGGTCGCCGGCAAGGTGGGAGGCGCGGCTTGGCTGTCGTTCGGTCTCGCTTTCATCGTCGCCTTGTTCACCGCCACCTCGTACCTGGAGCTCGTTGGCAAGTATCCGAAGGCAGCGGGCGCGGCGCTCTATACGCACAAGGCGTTCGGCATCCACCTGCTGACGTTCATGGTCGCGTTCACGGTGATGTCGTCCGGCCTCACCTCGGCCGCAGCGGCGTCACGCGCGTTCGGCGGGACCTATCTGCAGGAGCTGGTCGGAGAGTTCAGCAACGGAACGACGATCCTCGTCGCCATCGCCTTCCTGGCCGTGCTCGCCGGGATCAACTTCCGCGGCGTCGCGGAGTCGGTCTACCTGAACGTGATCCTCACCTGCGTCGAGCTGTCCGGTCTGCTCATCATCATCGTGCTGGGCTTCATGGCGTTCGGCGAAGGCGTCGCCGACGCGAGCCGGGCGTTCGAGTTCAACGAGGGCAACACGTTCAACCTCGTCATCGGTGGCGCGGCGCTCGCGTTCTTCGCGATGGTCGGGTTCGAGGACTCGGTCAACATGGCCGAGGAGACGAACGATCCGCCGCGGACGTTCCCGCGCGCGTTGTTCGCCGGCATCCTCATCACCGGTGTCATCTACATGCTGGTGGCGTTCTTCGCGACCGCGATCGTGCCGCTGAACGTGCTCGGCGAGTCGACCGGCCCGCTGCTCGAGATCGTCAAGATCGCTGCGGTCGGTTTCCCGCTCTGGCTGTTCGCGCTGATCGCCTTGTTCGCCGTGACGAACTCCGCCTTGATCAACCTGATGATGGCCTCGCGGCTGATCTACGGGATGGCGAACCAGAAGGTCATCCCGCGCTGGCTGGGCAACGTGCACCCGTTCCGGCGTACGCCCTGGGTCGCCATCATCTTCACCACCCTGTTGGCGATGGGGCTGACGACGTCGAGCCAGATCTCGGTGCTCGGTGGAACGACCGCGCTGCTGCTGCTCGCGGTGTTCGCGATCGTCAACGGCGCCGTGCTGATCCTGCGGCGCGACCCGGTGTCGCATTACCACTTCAAGGCGCCGACGGTCTTCCCGATCCTCGGCATCATCTGCTGCGTCTACCTGGTCATCCCCGGGTTGTCGGGCCGTCCGGCGATCCAGTACATCGTCGCCGGCGTCCTGTTGGGGATCGGGCTGATCCTGTGGCTGGTGACGTGGATCTTCCACGGCCGGAAGACGTCGACGATCGACCCGACGCAACTGTCGGAGGAGCCCGAGCTTCCCCCGGAGATGCGGCGCTAG
- a CDS encoding helix-turn-helix transcriptional regulator yields METSTSLGDFLRTRRAQLRPSDVGLADIGRRRVPGLRREELAQLAGVSPAYYTRLEQGLSQNASNAVLDAIARALRLDEHEREHLLDLARPATPARRRPRLERLRPSVAQLVSALNVPALVIGRRMDVLAWNRRAHLLLAAHLPYGERPNLARITFFDPHIRELFVDWGRQARETVACLRLLAGQHADDPALAELIGDLSMRSDEFATLWSKHQVRSCAFGRHDLHHPTVGVLTVDEESMELPDDPGQRMLLYSAEPGSPSEAALQLL; encoded by the coding sequence GTGGAGACGAGCACCTCGCTGGGCGACTTCCTGCGGACGCGGCGCGCCCAGCTGCGCCCGTCCGACGTCGGGCTCGCCGACATAGGGCGGCGGCGGGTGCCGGGACTGCGCCGCGAGGAGCTCGCCCAACTGGCCGGGGTGAGCCCGGCGTACTACACCCGGCTCGAGCAGGGCCTGAGCCAGAACGCGTCGAACGCGGTGCTGGACGCGATCGCGCGGGCGTTGCGGCTGGACGAGCACGAACGGGAGCACCTGCTCGACCTGGCCCGCCCCGCGACCCCAGCGAGACGCCGCCCGCGTCTGGAGCGGCTGCGACCCAGCGTCGCCCAGCTCGTGTCGGCGTTGAACGTCCCGGCGCTCGTGATCGGCCGCCGGATGGACGTGCTGGCGTGGAACCGTCGCGCGCACCTGCTGCTCGCCGCGCACCTCCCGTACGGCGAGCGGCCGAACCTCGCGCGGATCACATTCTTCGACCCGCACATCCGCGAGCTGTTCGTCGACTGGGGACGGCAGGCCCGCGAAACCGTTGCCTGCTTGCGCCTTCTCGCCGGCCAGCACGCCGACGACCCCGCCCTCGCCGAGCTGATCGGCGACCTGTCGATGCGCAGCGACGAGTTCGCGACGCTGTGGTCCAAGCACCAGGTCCGCAGCTGCGCGTTCGGCCGGCACGACCTCCACCACCCGACCGTGGGCGTGCTCACCGTCGATGAGGAGTCGATGGAACTGCCAGACGACCCCGGCCAGCGGATGTTGCTCTACTCCGCCGAACCGGGGTCGCCTTCAGAAGCCGCGTTGCAACTGCTCTAG
- a CDS encoding SDR family NAD(P)-dependent oxidoreductase yields the protein MDLHLTDKTALVTGSTQGIGFAVATGLAREGATVILNGRDETRLADAHKRLLDLVPGADVRTVAADVTTVEGSQALTAAEPDVDILVNNVAISAFAAFPDVTDEEWTRYFDTNVLSTIRLTRHYLPGMLARKQGRMLFVSADSAVTSDADMLPYAMTKSALLTVARGIAELTKGTEVTVNSVLAGPVATEGALEFIRESAEEQGRSAEEVEAAYFDEFRPTSLLRRPATPEELASLVVYLSSPLAVSTNGAAVHAEGGTIRTIA from the coding sequence ATGGACCTCCACCTCACCGACAAGACCGCGCTGGTCACCGGATCGACCCAGGGCATCGGCTTCGCCGTCGCCACCGGCCTCGCCCGGGAGGGCGCGACCGTCATCCTGAACGGCCGCGACGAGACCCGGCTCGCCGACGCGCACAAGCGGCTGCTCGACCTCGTTCCTGGTGCTGACGTCCGTACGGTCGCCGCCGACGTCACGACCGTCGAGGGCAGCCAGGCGTTGACGGCCGCCGAGCCGGACGTCGACATCCTCGTCAACAACGTCGCGATCTCCGCCTTCGCCGCGTTCCCCGACGTGACCGACGAGGAATGGACGCGCTACTTCGACACGAACGTGCTGAGCACGATCCGCCTCACCCGCCATTACCTCCCGGGAATGCTTGCTCGAAAGCAAGGTCGAATGCTTTTCGTCTCCGCGGACTCGGCCGTCACCAGCGACGCGGACATGCTGCCGTACGCGATGACGAAGAGCGCGCTGCTCACGGTGGCCCGCGGCATCGCCGAGCTGACGAAGGGTACGGAGGTCACTGTCAACTCCGTGTTGGCAGGGCCGGTGGCCACCGAGGGCGCGCTCGAGTTCATCCGCGAATCCGCCGAGGAACAAGGGCGTTCGGCGGAGGAGGTCGAGGCAGCGTACTTCGACGAGTTCCGCCCGACCTCGCTGCTGCGGCGTCCCGCGACGCCGGAGGAGCTGGCGAGCCTCGTCGTCTACCTGAGCAGCCCGCTCGCCGTGTCGACGAACGGCGCCGCCGTGCACGCCGAGGGCGGCACGATCCGGACGATCGCCTAG